One window from the genome of Paenibacillus azoreducens encodes:
- the argF gene encoding ornithine carbamoyltransferase → MSNASLKGRSFLAEKDFTEEEMLYFLDLAADLKAKKNSGIPHRYLEGKNIALLFEKTSTRTRCAFTVACTDLGAHPEYLGKGDIQLGKKESVEDTAKVLGRMFDGIEFRGFSHKTVESLAEHSGVPVWNGLTDLWHPTQTLADLLTIKEHVGHLKDVKLVYVGDGRNNVANSLLVGGSIAGMEVRICAPASLWPAQEVVDTAKKYSDRIMITSSVEEAVAGADVIYTDVWVSMGEEDKFAERIELLSPYQVNMQMIKATGNDNVIFLHCLPAFHDLETAYGREMHEKHGLKEMEVTDEVFLSKHSKVFDQAENRMHTIKAVIAATLGNME, encoded by the coding sequence ATGAGTAATGCAAGCTTAAAAGGGAGAAGTTTTCTTGCAGAGAAGGATTTCACAGAAGAAGAAATGTTATATTTTCTTGATTTGGCAGCAGATTTAAAAGCGAAAAAGAATAGCGGCATTCCCCATCGTTATTTGGAAGGGAAAAATATCGCGCTCCTATTTGAAAAAACTTCGACTCGTACACGGTGTGCATTTACAGTCGCTTGCACAGATTTAGGCGCGCATCCTGAGTATTTAGGAAAAGGCGATATTCAGCTCGGTAAAAAAGAATCTGTGGAAGATACAGCAAAAGTGCTGGGCCGTATGTTCGACGGAATTGAGTTCCGTGGTTTTTCCCATAAAACGGTAGAATCCTTGGCTGAACATTCTGGTGTTCCTGTATGGAACGGTTTAACCGATCTGTGGCACCCAACACAAACGCTCGCAGATTTGCTAACGATTAAAGAGCATGTTGGGCACTTGAAAGATGTGAAGCTCGTTTATGTGGGCGATGGACGAAACAATGTTGCTAATAGTCTATTAGTTGGCGGTTCAATCGCCGGAATGGAAGTTCGGATTTGTGCACCGGCATCATTATGGCCGGCACAAGAAGTTGTCGATACAGCCAAAAAATATAGCGACCGGATCATGATCACAAGCTCTGTTGAAGAGGCAGTTGCAGGTGCGGATGTCATCTACACGGATGTCTGGGTATCCATGGGGGAAGAAGATAAATTTGCGGAACGCATTGAACTGCTCTCGCCTTACCAAGTAAATATGCAAATGATAAAAGCAACAGGAAATGACAACGTCATCTTTCTACATTGTCTACCTGCCTTTCATGATCTCGAAACAGCGTATGGACGAGAAATGCATGAAAAACATGGATTGAAGGAAATGGAAGTAACCGATGAGGTATTCCTCAGCAAACATTCTAAAGTATTCGATCAAGCTGAAAATAGAATGCATACCATTAAGGCGGTTATAGCAGCTACTTTGGGAAATATGGAGTGA
- the arcA gene encoding arginine deiminase — MKHPLHVTSEIGELQTVLLKRPGFELENLTPDYLQQLLFDDIPYLPVIQQEHDYFAQTLRNRGIEVLYLEKLASEALVDKNIKEEFVCRILEEGKTEGNVSHQTLKDYLLSFSNEDLIQKIMGGVRKNEIETSKKAQLYEFMEDHYPFYLDPMPNLYFTRDPAAVIGDGLTINKMREPARRRESLFMEYIIKYHPRFATHHVPVWLDRNYKFPIEGGDELILNEETIAIGVSARTSAKAIERLALNLFKNPDASFKKVLAIEIPKCRAFMHLDTVFTMVDYDKFTIHPAIQGPQGNMNIYILEKGPDEETLKISHRTSLMESLKEVLGLKDLVLIPCGGGDAIASAREQWNDGSNTLAIAPGVVVTYDRNYVSNALLREHGIEVIEVLSSELSRGRGGPRCMSMPIVRKDI; from the coding sequence ATGAAACATCCGCTACATGTTACTTCGGAAATTGGTGAATTACAAACGGTCCTGTTAAAACGTCCAGGTTTTGAATTGGAAAACTTAACGCCGGATTATCTGCAGCAATTACTCTTTGACGACATCCCCTACCTGCCTGTTATTCAACAAGAACATGATTATTTCGCACAAACCTTACGCAATCGCGGGATTGAAGTTCTTTATTTAGAAAAACTGGCATCTGAGGCGCTGGTGGATAAAAACATTAAAGAAGAATTTGTTTGTCGCATTTTGGAAGAAGGAAAGACCGAAGGAAATGTTTCGCATCAAACTTTAAAAGACTATTTGCTTTCCTTTTCAAATGAAGATCTCATTCAAAAAATAATGGGCGGTGTACGAAAAAACGAAATTGAAACGAGCAAGAAAGCGCAACTATATGAATTTATGGAAGATCATTATCCGTTCTATTTGGATCCAATGCCCAATTTATATTTTACCCGCGATCCTGCAGCCGTGATTGGAGATGGACTGACGATCAATAAAATGAGAGAGCCGGCAAGAAGACGCGAATCATTGTTCATGGAATATATCATCAAATATCACCCAAGATTTGCAACTCATCATGTGCCTGTATGGCTGGATCGTAATTATAAATTCCCAATCGAAGGCGGCGACGAGCTGATTTTGAATGAAGAGACCATTGCCATCGGGGTATCTGCCCGGACTTCAGCGAAAGCTATTGAACGTTTAGCTTTGAATCTGTTTAAAAATCCAGACGCGTCATTCAAGAAAGTATTGGCCATAGAAATTCCAAAATGCCGGGCATTTATGCATCTGGACACCGTATTTACAATGGTTGATTATGATAAATTCACCATCCATCCAGCGATCCAAGGGCCACAAGGAAATATGAATATTTATATTTTGGAAAAAGGTCCGGATGAAGAAACGCTTAAGATTTCCCATCGAACTTCTTTAATGGAATCTCTTAAAGAGGTACTCGGCCTGAAGGATTTGGTTCTGATTCCTTGCGGAGGAGGAGATGCAATCGCCTCTGCTCGCGAACAATGGAATGACGGCTCTAATACGTTGGCCATTGCACCAGGAGTCGTTGTTACCTATGACCGCAACTATGTTTCCAATGCTCTATTACGCGAACACGGCATCGAGGTAATAGAGGTGTTGAGCTCGGAATTATCCCGTGGCCGCGGGGGTCCACGCTGCATGAGTATGCCAATCGTTCGAAAAGACATCTAA
- the argR gene encoding arginine repressor — MKKEKRQRLIRELVKEHKIDTQEKLVELLAERDVIVTQATVSRDIRELNLIRAASPQGLMIYKSSSEKPFQTDLRLKKMLKEVVIKIDYVDQLTVIKTLPGNAHVIGAILDDLDWEEKIGCICGNDTCLVISRTISDRKLLEEKLNLPF; from the coding sequence ATGAAAAAGGAAAAAAGGCAACGGTTGATTCGGGAATTGGTAAAAGAACATAAGATAGATACACAGGAGAAATTAGTAGAGTTGTTGGCGGAACGAGATGTCATAGTAACTCAAGCTACGGTTTCACGGGATATTCGTGAGCTGAATTTAATAAGAGCAGCTTCCCCACAAGGATTAATGATATATAAAAGCTCCTCAGAAAAACCTTTTCAAACGGATTTGAGATTAAAAAAGATGTTAAAAGAAGTAGTCATTAAGATTGACTATGTAGATCAATTAACGGTTATTAAAACACTGCCCGGTAATGCACACGTCATTGGGGCTATATTGGATGATTTGGATTGGGAAGAAAAAATAGGATGTATATGCGGAAATGATACATGCCTTGTCATATCCCGGACAATATCAGACAGAAAGTTGTTAGAGGAAAAACTGAATTTGCCTTTTTAA
- a CDS encoding helix-turn-helix transcriptional regulator, with protein MSSDISYTTEEIAKMLKISKLTVYDLIKKGELPSYRVGKQMRVDAADLEAYKQRAKGIKPSSQPAPAADRPLQHSAASVNGIRPIVVTGQDIGLDILVKHMEKNISGIRPLRAYVGSLDSLISMYRGESDIVSTHLLDGDTGEYNIPYIRKLLVGSSYMVVNLLSRQAGFYVQKGNPLGLAGWQDLSHPGLRLMNREKGSGARILLDEQLRLHGISPRQLAGYELEQTNHIGVAAKVASGEADVGVGIEKAAAIVGQLDFIPLIEERYDLVMLKTADNIPWIQALLDILRSEEFRRELQMIAGYDLSRTGEVLFET; from the coding sequence GTGTCTAGCGATATATCCTATACCACCGAAGAAATTGCCAAGATGCTTAAAATATCCAAGCTCACTGTCTACGACCTGATCAAAAAAGGCGAGCTGCCCTCCTACAGAGTCGGCAAACAAATGCGCGTGGATGCGGCCGATTTGGAAGCCTACAAACAGCGGGCCAAAGGAATCAAGCCATCTTCCCAACCTGCTCCGGCTGCGGACCGCCCGCTGCAGCACTCCGCTGCATCGGTAAACGGCATACGCCCCATCGTCGTTACGGGACAAGATATCGGCCTGGATATTTTGGTTAAGCATATGGAAAAAAACATCTCCGGCATCCGGCCTCTGCGGGCATATGTAGGCAGCCTGGACAGCCTGATCTCCATGTACCGCGGCGAATCGGACATCGTGAGTACCCATCTGCTTGACGGTGATACGGGTGAATACAACATTCCATATATCCGCAAGCTTTTGGTCGGTTCATCCTATATGGTCGTGAATCTGTTATCGAGGCAGGCCGGGTTTTACGTGCAAAAGGGAAATCCGCTCGGGCTCGCCGGTTGGCAGGACCTGAGCCATCCCGGGCTTCGCCTCATGAACCGCGAGAAAGGCTCCGGCGCCCGCATACTGCTCGACGAGCAGCTTCGCCTGCATGGCATAAGCCCTCGGCAGCTTGCAGGATATGAGCTGGAGCAAACGAATCATATCGGGGTTGCCGCCAAGGTCGCTTCCGGTGAAGCCGATGTTGGCGTAGGCATCGAAAAGGCCGCGGCGATCGTCGGTCAGCTGGACTTTATCCCGCTGATCGAGGAACGCTACGACCTGGTGATGCTGAAGACGGCGGATAATATACCGTGGATTCAAGCTTTGCTGGATATTTTGCGGTCGGAGGAATTCCGGAGGGAGCTGCAAATGATCGCCGGTTACGATTTGTCCCGGACGGGAGAAGTTCTCTTCGAGACTTGA
- the modA gene encoding molybdate ABC transporter substrate-binding protein: MYAKIKTNAVLCFLLAMMLVLAACGNQTETKTDASANNAAGSDKTASANATADKVGLTISAAASMTDALNEIKQTYETEHPNIELSFNFGGSGALQKQIEQGAPADLFLSAAVKNMKPLVEQKLIEEGKEKTLLKNELVAIVPADTQASIAAMDDLNKAEVKKVAIGIPESVPAGNYAKEALTNSKLWEPLQPKMVQAKDVRQVLQYVETGNADAGFVYKTDALTSSKAKIAFTVDPASYSPVEYPIGIVKATKHAQEAEDFYNYLQSKASLDVFIKYGFSVPE; this comes from the coding sequence ATGTACGCTAAGATAAAAACTAATGCTGTTTTATGTTTTTTGTTAGCGATGATGCTGGTTCTGGCAGCTTGCGGAAATCAAACGGAAACGAAAACCGATGCGAGCGCGAATAACGCGGCTGGTTCCGATAAGACAGCATCGGCCAACGCAACAGCGGACAAAGTAGGGCTTACGATCTCTGCGGCGGCCAGCATGACCGATGCGTTGAATGAGATTAAGCAAACATATGAAACTGAACATCCCAACATAGAATTAAGCTTTAATTTTGGCGGTTCCGGTGCGCTGCAGAAGCAAATTGAACAAGGAGCGCCGGCGGACCTGTTCCTTTCGGCCGCAGTCAAAAACATGAAACCGCTCGTTGAGCAAAAGCTGATTGAAGAGGGCAAAGAAAAGACACTGCTGAAAAATGAACTGGTAGCGATCGTGCCTGCGGATACTCAAGCTTCTATTGCGGCTATGGATGATCTGAACAAAGCGGAAGTGAAAAAAGTGGCAATCGGTATTCCGGAAAGCGTGCCTGCAGGCAACTACGCCAAAGAGGCGCTTACAAATTCGAAGCTTTGGGAACCTCTCCAGCCTAAAATGGTCCAAGCCAAAGACGTGCGGCAAGTGCTGCAATACGTGGAAACGGGGAATGCCGACGCCGGGTTTGTTTATAAAACGGATGCGCTAACTTCGTCAAAAGCCAAAATCGCGTTTACGGTCGATCCAGCTTCTTATTCGCCGGTTGAATATCCGATCGGGATCGTCAAGGCGACGAAACATGCCCAAGAAGCCGAAGACTTTTATAATTATTTGCAATCGAAAGCATCGCTGGATGTATTCATCAAATACGGATTTTCCGTCCCTGAGTAA
- the modB gene encoding molybdate ABC transporter permease subunit, with amino-acid sequence MNWHDFWPPIRISLQVALLSSVIVLILGVAAAWWMSKRRFRGKIVLETALILPLVLPPTVVGFLLLVILGRKSWIGQAAEWLLHAPIIFSWWAAVIAAVVVSFPLVYQTMKNGFAAIDPELENAGRSSGASEWQVFRHITLPLTYHSLGTAFILGFARGLGEFGATLMIAGNIPGKTQTIPTAIYVAVDAGNMPLAWAWTCAIIVISFLMLLLTGQRNQAGAAEAVEKSGRTLVLPGK; translated from the coding sequence ATGAACTGGCATGATTTCTGGCCGCCGATTCGGATTTCCTTGCAGGTCGCGCTGTTATCCAGCGTAATCGTTTTAATTTTGGGCGTAGCCGCGGCGTGGTGGATGTCAAAGCGCAGGTTCAGAGGGAAAATCGTGCTGGAAACCGCCTTGATTCTGCCGCTGGTGCTGCCGCCGACGGTGGTCGGCTTCCTGCTGCTGGTCATTTTGGGTCGTAAAAGCTGGATCGGCCAGGCTGCGGAGTGGTTGCTGCATGCTCCGATTATTTTTTCCTGGTGGGCTGCGGTCATTGCAGCCGTGGTGGTATCTTTTCCGCTTGTGTATCAGACAATGAAAAATGGTTTCGCCGCCATCGACCCGGAGTTGGAGAATGCCGGACGTTCCAGCGGGGCAAGCGAGTGGCAGGTGTTTAGGCACATTACGCTTCCATTGACCTACCACTCTTTGGGCACGGCTTTCATCTTAGGATTTGCGCGTGGACTTGGCGAATTTGGCGCGACGCTGATGATTGCCGGCAATATTCCCGGCAAAACGCAAACCATACCGACAGCGATATATGTTGCGGTAGATGCAGGCAATATGCCCTTGGCGTGGGCATGGACCTGTGCGATTATTGTCATTTCGTTTCTGATGCTGCTGCTTACAGGGCAGCGAAATCAGGCAGGCGCGGCCGAGGCTGTGGAAAAGTCGGGACGAACCCTTGTATTACCGGGGAAATAA
- a CDS encoding PH domain-containing protein, whose translation MNKRQGVRLHKLFILFPLVHLLKAFLPISVLLTIRVVTGGKSMSPATVPWFIGTIAAIFLFLLFYGWLQWKRFVYVLEDDKIVIRRGVIFRGEQTIYAARIHSLNIEQPFAQRLFGLTLIKFDMPGKADHDGGKLPAVSSAEAARLQQWLRERTASGDAVDNPVHATTEMSANRVNTAESMQLGPGQDLEQEPLDLKLPVVEADTDKNAAPAWNHTPQNPKPIGPASSAFAEERTTLLALSPGKLFIAALTSFNLTLAVAFLFGAYSLANDFLPGKLSARAFMEAGSWLYGGWFTLVPLAIILAWILSGILFTIKYAGFKVERLGKQIAVTSGLFDRKQMFFSPKRVQAVSVKEGLLRQPFGYAEIKLHVLTSESEKNLILHPLIPVRQVGELLEQIVPQFKADPVERRSPRRGLWMVLQIDLALTAILCAACIAYFKEHGLWSLLLFPLSIFWTVVSYKDTGFTLRDKQLTMRSRIISRSTQYARRPQIVSLKVRSTRRQRKRNLRSFKVYLITSQYNQSLSHLEQKDVEEIWNWFRSSGRAKPRQQNTIRHAGTPIATEKSAESE comes from the coding sequence ATGAATAAGCGGCAGGGTGTGCGTCTTCATAAACTGTTTATTTTGTTTCCGCTGGTTCATTTACTCAAGGCTTTTCTTCCGATCAGCGTTTTGCTTACGATCAGAGTCGTCACAGGAGGCAAAAGCATGTCGCCGGCAACCGTTCCCTGGTTTATCGGGACGATAGCCGCTATCTTTCTGTTTTTGCTCTTTTATGGCTGGCTGCAGTGGAAACGATTTGTCTATGTACTGGAAGACGATAAAATCGTGATCCGGCGTGGCGTCATCTTTCGCGGGGAACAAACGATCTATGCCGCAAGAATACATTCCTTAAACATAGAGCAGCCATTCGCGCAGAGACTCTTCGGATTAACGCTGATCAAGTTTGACATGCCGGGCAAAGCGGATCATGACGGCGGGAAACTGCCGGCTGTCTCTTCTGCGGAAGCCGCCCGGTTGCAGCAATGGCTGCGGGAACGTACAGCCTCCGGCGACGCTGTTGACAACCCGGTTCATGCGACAACGGAAATGAGTGCTAATCGCGTCAATACAGCGGAATCCATGCAGTTAGGACCAGGACAGGACTTGGAACAGGAGCCGCTTGATCTTAAGCTGCCGGTTGTAGAAGCCGATACGGACAAAAACGCGGCACCTGCATGGAATCATACCCCGCAGAATCCAAAACCGATAGGCCCTGCTTCGTCTGCCTTTGCGGAGGAGCGTACTACTCTGCTTGCACTATCGCCGGGAAAGCTGTTTATAGCGGCGTTAACTTCGTTTAACCTGACGCTTGCGGTCGCTTTTTTGTTCGGGGCATATTCGCTTGCAAATGATTTCCTTCCCGGCAAGCTGTCGGCCCGGGCATTTATGGAAGCGGGAAGCTGGCTGTATGGAGGCTGGTTCACCCTCGTCCCGTTAGCGATTATACTGGCCTGGATTCTCTCGGGAATCCTATTTACGATTAAATATGCCGGGTTCAAGGTAGAACGGCTCGGCAAGCAAATTGCCGTTACTTCCGGACTGTTTGACCGCAAGCAAATGTTCTTTTCGCCGAAACGGGTTCAGGCTGTATCCGTGAAGGAAGGGTTGCTGCGCCAGCCTTTTGGCTATGCCGAGATCAAGCTGCATGTGCTCACTTCCGAATCCGAAAAAAATCTGATACTTCATCCCCTGATTCCGGTCCGGCAGGTAGGTGAGCTGCTTGAGCAAATCGTTCCCCAGTTCAAAGCCGATCCAGTGGAGCGCAGATCTCCGCGGCGCGGCTTATGGATGGTGCTTCAGATCGATTTGGCGCTCACTGCGATCCTATGCGCAGCTTGCATCGCATATTTTAAAGAACATGGATTATGGTCATTGCTGCTGTTCCCGCTCTCGATCTTCTGGACCGTTGTATCCTATAAAGACACCGGCTTTACACTGCGGGACAAGCAATTGACGATGCGGAGCCGCATCATATCCCGTAGCACCCAGTATGCCCGTCGTCCGCAAATTGTCTCCTTGAAGGTTAGGTCGACCCGGCGGCAGCGGAAGCGAAACCTCCGTTCCTTTAAGGTCTACCTGATCACGAGTCAATACAACCAGTCCTTAAGTCATTTGGAACAAAAGGATGTGGAAGAAATCTGGAATTGGTTCCGCAGCTCCGGTCGAGCTAAACCGCGCCAGCAGAATACGATTCGGCACGCGGGAACACCAATCGCGACAGAAAAATCGGCAGAATCAGAATGA
- a CDS encoding PH domain-containing protein — MMNQRLDSMRRCHPDSVKVFRYSGFMTGLFLIGISILYLLIAKWKHWIFMPGWIAIGLSVLLLIWLTCFSPGISYRMFGFRVSEEELEIRSGWIWYTDIIVPMTRVQHVELERGPLLRKYNLAQVKVVTAATSHIIKALPLHEAEDLKRQIGDLAKVVEHDE, encoded by the coding sequence ATGATGAATCAACGATTGGATTCCATGCGGCGCTGCCATCCGGACTCCGTGAAAGTATTCCGTTATTCCGGATTTATGACGGGTTTGTTCTTGATCGGCATTTCCATCTTGTATCTGCTGATTGCCAAATGGAAACATTGGATATTCATGCCTGGCTGGATCGCAATTGGCCTAAGTGTGCTGCTCTTGATCTGGTTAACCTGCTTTTCTCCAGGCATCTCCTATCGGATGTTCGGATTTCGGGTGTCGGAAGAAGAACTCGAAATACGCTCCGGGTGGATTTGGTATACCGACATCATCGTGCCGATGACCCGCGTGCAGCATGTGGAACTTGAACGGGGGCCCTTGCTGCGAAAATACAATCTGGCACAGGTGAAAGTGGTTACGGCCGCTACATCCCATATCATCAAAGCGCTTCCGCTGCATGAGGCGGAAGATTTGAAACGCCAGATCGGAGATTTGGCGAAAGTGGTGGAGCACGATGAATAA
- a CDS encoding response regulator, whose product MIVDDENLALWKMEKLLQSQEGLDVNIDLIGAFQNPYAALEAARQEVPDVAFLDIEMPEINGFELAEQLWELHPQMQIVFVTAYQDFAIKAFEVNALDYLLKPVHPARLTVTLNRVVQYLRANPAGINDESRTRKTLCCLQSLHYRDHEDEPQSFSWKTLKAPELFAYLIYYRGKTVSKQTLMDLLWPEHDIKKASTQLHTAIYQIRKMMKTCGLDVQISYHDESYRLVLGDMALDVEEWESCLREAPAVTPETLSRHLAIMYMYTGDFLEEHRYAWAEPEQERIRLL is encoded by the coding sequence ATGATTGTTGATGATGAAAATTTGGCTTTGTGGAAAATGGAAAAGCTTTTGCAGTCACAGGAAGGACTGGACGTCAATATCGATCTGATTGGAGCATTCCAGAATCCATATGCGGCATTGGAAGCGGCCCGGCAGGAAGTTCCGGACGTCGCTTTTTTGGATATCGAAATGCCGGAAATCAACGGATTCGAGCTGGCCGAGCAGCTTTGGGAGCTGCATCCCCAGATGCAAATCGTTTTTGTTACCGCATACCAGGATTTTGCCATCAAAGCCTTTGAGGTGAATGCACTCGATTATTTGCTGAAGCCCGTGCATCCTGCCAGATTGACCGTAACGCTAAACAGGGTGGTCCAATACTTGCGAGCCAATCCTGCAGGCATAAACGACGAGAGCCGTACCCGGAAGACGCTTTGCTGCCTGCAAAGCTTGCATTACCGGGATCATGAGGATGAACCGCAAAGCTTTTCATGGAAAACGTTGAAAGCGCCGGAGCTGTTTGCGTATCTGATCTATTACCGCGGCAAGACGGTGAGCAAGCAAACACTGATGGATTTGCTTTGGCCTGAACATGATATCAAAAAAGCGTCAACACAGCTACATACTGCAATCTATCAAATCAGAAAAATGATGAAAACCTGCGGGCTTGATGTCCAAATCAGTTATCATGACGAAAGCTACCGCCTGGTCCTGGGCGACATGGCGCTGGATGTCGAAGAGTGGGAGAGCTGCCTGCGCGAAGCTCCGGCTGTGACACCGGAAACGCTGTCCCGGCATCTGGCGATTATGTATATGTATACAGGCGATTTTTTGGAAGAACACCGTTATGCATGGGCAGAGCCGGAGCAGGAGCGAATCCGTTTATTGTGA
- a CDS encoding bacterial transcriptional activator domain-containing protein, which translates to MQLGQHSEAIKIYQQMMMRMPYLEDGYAGSMKMYAELHHLSEVRKVYQQLTDAFFEEYGITPSKEIAAWYRNWELGVISSS; encoded by the coding sequence ATTCAGCTTGGCCAGCATTCGGAAGCTATCAAAATATACCAGCAAATGATGATGAGAATGCCTTATCTGGAGGACGGTTATGCCGGCTCCATGAAAATGTATGCGGAGCTGCATCATCTGTCGGAGGTCAGGAAGGTATATCAGCAGCTGACAGATGCGTTTTTTGAGGAATACGGCATAACGCCAAGCAAGGAAATTGCCGCGTGGTATCGGAATTGGGAACTTGGGGTCATAAGCAGCTCGTAA
- a CDS encoding class D sortase, with amino-acid sequence MKLKIVSVILIAAGLLMLFYPKLTEMAENAEQEKLAEQWQASLQNIEIRNEEPEVQGRQEAFPSIQTRPVSANATSSSEQVEGMLEIGKINLKLPILHGATKSNMRTTLASIENTGRPGEIGNYAVAGHRNRTYGRNFNRLDELAVGDLIDVDTGTEKFEYTVTEKQIVKPEDVWVLKGNGKDKEITLVTCHPMVNPTHRLIIKGKIVDKK; translated from the coding sequence GTGAAATTGAAAATCGTATCCGTTATTTTGATCGCGGCAGGTCTTTTGATGCTGTTTTATCCCAAACTAACGGAAATGGCCGAAAATGCGGAACAGGAAAAGTTGGCCGAGCAGTGGCAGGCAAGCCTGCAAAATATCGAAATTCGGAATGAAGAACCTGAGGTACAGGGGCGACAAGAGGCTTTCCCAAGCATTCAAACGCGTCCGGTTTCGGCAAACGCAACGAGCAGCAGCGAGCAGGTGGAAGGAATGCTGGAAATCGGCAAAATCAATCTGAAGCTCCCGATCCTTCATGGCGCGACCAAAAGCAATATGAGAACAACGCTGGCCAGCATTGAAAATACCGGGCGGCCCGGCGAAATTGGAAATTATGCGGTTGCGGGACACCGGAACCGGACCTATGGCAGAAATTTTAATAGGCTGGACGAACTAGCTGTCGGCGATCTGATTGATGTCGATACGGGAACCGAAAAATTCGAGTATACAGTCACGGAAAAACAGATCGTCAAACCGGAGGATGTATGGGTGCTGAAGGGCAACGGCAAGGATAAGGAAATTACGCTGGTGACCTGCCATCCCATGGTGAATCCGACGCATCGGCTGATTATAAAAGGAAAAATCGTGGATAAAAAATAA